A window of Phycisphaerae bacterium contains these coding sequences:
- a CDS encoding DUF2203 domain-containing protein: MGEFDSVVLSSLREGKRKPKYFSVNEANRSLVLVSMVVKDILALYCRAKVLEERYSVLDRETERGPRKQIKRQYEALLKQLQCFNQELTEVGCRLRDWQTGAVDWPAIYQDREVYLCWRMGEETVEYYHEAYESFAARRRLPEDIK; encoded by the coding sequence ATGGGCGAGTTCGACAGCGTGGTGCTCTCAAGCCTGCGCGAAGGAAAACGCAAGCCAAAGTACTTTTCCGTCAACGAGGCCAACCGGTCCCTGGTCCTGGTCTCGATGGTGGTCAAGGACATCCTCGCCCTCTACTGCCGGGCCAAAGTCCTCGAAGAACGCTATTCCGTCCTCGACCGCGAAACCGAACGCGGCCCGCGCAAGCAGATCAAACGCCAGTACGAAGCCCTGCTCAAGCAGCTCCAGTGCTTCAACCAGGAACTGACCGAGGTCGGCTGTCGCCTCCGCGACTGGCAGACCGGCGCCGTCGACTGGCCCGCCATCTATCAGGACCGCGAAGTCTACCTCTGCTGGCGGATGGGCGAAGAGACGGTCGAGTACTACCACGAAGCCTACGAGAGCTTCGCCGCCCGTCGCCGTCTGCCGGAAGACATCAAGTAA
- a CDS encoding ABC transporter permease has product MRTAADTPLPTPTTNWPARLKELAFETSDRAGPLFVLLLVVAVFGIAEPQRFLTALNLGNVAGQTAVLAVAAVGMTFIIISGGIDLSVGSVVALAGVYAAMVLAEGYGLVLGLTAGLATGAVCGLVNGLIITRGHLPPFIVTLGMMEIVRGLALESANGMPVTNLPRAFSRIGNAVLEIPLGASAIYIPYSLFILLPVALGAAFVLRYTVFGTHVYAVGSNEQTARLCGVNVGRVKTLVYVISGLLTGLAGIMYASRLNTGQPSEGVGMELEVIAAVVVGGGSLMGGKGSILGSVVGAFIIKFLRNGCVVAGVSPFIQRIIIGLIIIAAVWADHHRRQFLMKRIKSRQPAAQKPI; this is encoded by the coding sequence ATGAGAACAGCCGCTGATACCCCGCTTCCAACCCCGACAACCAACTGGCCGGCACGCCTCAAAGAGCTGGCCTTCGAGACCTCCGACCGGGCCGGACCCCTCTTCGTCCTGCTCCTGGTCGTCGCCGTCTTCGGCATCGCCGAACCGCAACGCTTCCTGACCGCCCTGAACCTCGGCAACGTCGCCGGTCAGACCGCCGTCCTCGCCGTCGCCGCGGTGGGAATGACCTTCATCATCATCAGCGGCGGCATCGACCTCTCCGTCGGCTCCGTGGTGGCTCTGGCCGGCGTCTACGCCGCGATGGTCCTGGCCGAGGGCTACGGCCTGGTCCTGGGCCTGACCGCCGGACTGGCCACCGGGGCGGTCTGCGGCCTGGTCAACGGCCTGATCATCACCCGCGGCCACCTGCCCCCCTTCATCGTCACCCTCGGCATGATGGAGATCGTCCGCGGCCTGGCCCTCGAATCCGCCAACGGCATGCCGGTCACCAATCTGCCGCGCGCGTTCTCGCGGATCGGCAACGCCGTCCTCGAAATCCCCTTGGGCGCCAGTGCCATCTACATCCCATACTCCCTGTTCATCCTGCTGCCGGTGGCCCTGGGTGCCGCCTTCGTCCTGCGCTATACCGTGTTCGGAACCCACGTCTACGCCGTCGGTTCCAACGAGCAGACGGCCCGTCTCTGCGGGGTCAACGTCGGTCGGGTCAAGACATTGGTATATGTTATTTCCGGATTGCTGACCGGACTGGCCGGAATCATGTACGCCTCGCGCTTAAATACCGGACAGCCGTCCGAAGGGGTCGGCATGGAACTGGAGGTCATCGCCGCCGTCGTCGTCGGCGGGGGCAGCCTCATGGGCGGTAAGGGCTCCATCCTTGGCTCGGTGGTAGGGGCCTTTATCATCAAATTCCTACGCAACGGTTGCGTCGTCGCCGGCGTCTCCCCCTTCATTCAACGGATCATTATCGGACTGATTATCATCGCCGCCGTCTGGGCCGATCACCACCGACGGCAGTTCCTCATGAAAAGAATCAAGTCCCGGCAACCAGCCGCGCAAAAGCCCATATAA
- a CDS encoding sugar ABC transporter ATP-binding protein produces the protein MTAALLEMHGIHKSFGPTTALAGVDLLVAPGQVHVLAGENGAGKSTLVKVLTGVVAPDAGHVTFRGQPFAPAGPQEALRAGVAMIYQEFNLAPHLPVHANVFLGHQIARFGIVRADRQRQICRHIFARLGAVIDPDALVSDLGVASRQLVEIARALSLDARLIVMDEPTAALSEHEAEQLFAVIRSLRDDGVGVIYISHHLEEFGRIGDAYTVLRDGRRVGHGRMAEVTAEQIIRMMVGRDIDQLYPPRRHDIGEPVLTIGNLRGQKGLTVPRIEVRAGEIVGIAGLVGAGRTETLRAVFGLDDAKMDELAVCGAAVLPPSPHRMIRHRLGLLSEDRAAEGLAQSLSIADNLALAVPRKVSRLGVLSLRRRRELARTLIAAVNVKAHSPDQRIDQLSGGNQQKVALARLLGADCRVLLLDEPTRGIDIGAKADIYRLIESLAREGKGIVIVSSYLPELMGLCDSLYVMARGRLSRKFPIDRIDPDRVMALATGLADAADCQPLTEPDRPAAPAPSPSDPLA, from the coding sequence ATGACGGCCGCTCTGCTCGAAATGCACGGCATCCACAAGTCCTTCGGCCCGACCACGGCCCTGGCCGGCGTCGATCTGCTCGTCGCGCCGGGTCAGGTCCACGTTCTGGCCGGCGAGAACGGGGCGGGCAAGAGCACGCTGGTCAAGGTGCTGACCGGCGTGGTGGCGCCGGATGCCGGACACGTGACCTTCCGCGGCCAACCCTTCGCGCCCGCTGGCCCGCAGGAGGCGCTGCGGGCGGGCGTGGCGATGATCTACCAGGAATTCAACCTCGCCCCGCACCTGCCCGTCCACGCCAACGTGTTCCTCGGCCATCAGATCGCCCGGTTCGGCATCGTCCGGGCCGACCGCCAGCGGCAAATCTGCCGCCACATCTTCGCCCGCCTGGGAGCGGTGATCGATCCGGATGCGCTGGTGTCCGATCTGGGCGTCGCGTCGCGCCAGCTCGTCGAGATCGCCCGCGCCCTGAGCCTCGACGCCCGCCTGATCGTCATGGACGAACCGACCGCCGCCCTCTCCGAACACGAGGCCGAGCAGCTCTTCGCCGTCATCCGCAGCCTGCGCGACGACGGCGTCGGCGTCATCTACATCTCGCACCACCTCGAGGAGTTCGGCCGCATCGGCGACGCCTACACCGTCCTCCGCGACGGCCGCCGGGTCGGCCACGGACGCATGGCCGAGGTGACGGCTGAGCAGATCATCCGCATGATGGTCGGCCGCGATATCGACCAGCTCTACCCGCCGCGCCGCCACGACATCGGCGAGCCGGTCCTGACCATCGGCAATCTTCGCGGTCAAAAGGGCCTGACCGTCCCGCGGATCGAGGTCCGGGCCGGCGAGATCGTCGGGATCGCCGGCTTGGTCGGGGCCGGACGCACCGAAACCCTTCGGGCCGTTTTCGGCCTAGACGACGCGAAGATGGATGAACTCGCCGTCTGCGGCGCCGCCGTCCTGCCACCCTCGCCGCACCGCATGATCCGGCACCGCCTCGGCCTGCTCAGCGAGGACCGGGCGGCTGAGGGACTCGCCCAAAGCCTCTCGATCGCCGACAACCTGGCCCTCGCCGTCCCGCGAAAGGTCAGCCGACTGGGCGTCCTCTCGCTGCGACGACGCCGCGAACTGGCCCGCACCCTCATCGCCGCGGTCAACGTCAAAGCCCACTCGCCCGATCAGCGGATCGACCAGCTCTCCGGCGGCAATCAGCAGAAAGTCGCCCTGGCCCGCCTGCTCGGCGCCGACTGCCGCGTCCTCCTGCTCGACGAACCGACCCGCGGCATCGACATCGGCGCCAAAGCCGACATCTACCGCCTCATCGAATCCCTCGCCCGCGAGGGCAAGGGCATCGTCATCGTCTCCAGCTATCTGCCCGAACTGATGGGCCTCTGCGACTCGCTCTACGTCATGGCCCGCGGACGCCTCAGCCGAAAGTTCCCCATCGATCGGATCGACCCCGACCGCGTCATGGCCCTGGCCACCGGCCTGGCCGACGCCGCCGATTGTCAACCGTTAACAGAACCGGACCGACCAGCCGCGCCTGCGCCATCACCGTCAGACCCTCTTGCCTAA
- a CDS encoding SDR family oxidoreductase: protein MRLKGQTAIVTGAARGIGRAVAERLMSEGAAVAIADLDPAAARQTADALGPRALAVGVNVADRASVEALVAAVESKLGPVDLLVNNAGVSEIVPFLELDEATWDRHLQVNLKGTFLCCQTVLKGMVERRRGKIINLSSQSGKQGASQYQAYCASKFGVIGLTQSLALEFAPYGITVNAICPGFVFTPLWNKMLPQYAAKRNLPVDKVKDYVISRIPLGRLCTPEDVAGVAAFLASADADYLTGQAINVTGGALMH from the coding sequence ATGAGGCTCAAAGGACAGACCGCCATTGTGACCGGAGCGGCCCGCGGCATCGGCCGGGCCGTCGCCGAACGGCTGATGAGCGAAGGCGCCGCCGTCGCGATCGCCGACCTTGACCCAGCCGCCGCCAGACAGACCGCCGACGCACTGGGCCCACGCGCCCTGGCGGTCGGCGTGAACGTGGCCGATCGCGCCTCCGTCGAAGCCCTGGTCGCCGCCGTCGAGTCGAAGCTGGGCCCGGTCGATCTGCTGGTCAACAACGCCGGCGTCTCCGAGATCGTGCCCTTTCTCGAACTCGACGAGGCAACCTGGGATCGCCATCTGCAGGTCAACCTCAAGGGAACCTTCCTCTGCTGCCAGACCGTACTGAAAGGCATGGTCGAACGCCGCCGCGGCAAGATCATCAACCTCAGCTCGCAGTCCGGCAAGCAGGGGGCCAGCCAGTACCAAGCGTACTGCGCCTCGAAATTCGGCGTCATCGGCCTGACCCAGAGCCTGGCCCTCGAATTCGCCCCGTACGGCATCACCGTCAACGCGATCTGCCCCGGCTTCGTATTCACGCCGCTGTGGAACAAGATGCTGCCGCAATACGCCGCCAAACGCAACCTGCCGGTGGACAAGGTCAAGGACTACGTCATCAGCCGGATTCCGCTCGGGCGGCTCTGCACGCCGGAAGACGTCGCCGGCGTCGCCGCGTTCCTCGCCTCCGCCGACGCCGACTACCTGACCGGCCAGGCCATCAACGTCACCGGCGGAGCCTTGATGCATTAG
- a CDS encoding alcohol dehydrogenase catalytic domain-containing protein yields MKAIRYYDKGDLRLQDVAVPTPEPGGLLAKVEACAICGTDLKMLLRGDPRVKPGQIIGHEFVGKVVELGAGTQGFAVGDRVTMATSISCMRCEVCRRGHTNRCEHLTPISREFPGAFAEYIAVPPAGVAGGFAVKVPPAVGDIAALAEPLSCAINAQLLSGVRFGDTVVVIGFGPLGALHSQTARAFGATRVIVTQRSPERIDLARQLGLEVIDASAGDAVERVMELTGGAGADVVIATAPAIEAQQQAFAMARKGGMVNLFAGLPRGGSEMLVDSRLIHYRELMVSGASDSTPHHVELAVRMIEAGQVSDKIVTHRLAIDDFFDGLELMRQGRGLKILIMPEGKS; encoded by the coding sequence ATGAAAGCGATCCGCTACTACGACAAGGGCGACCTTCGCCTCCAGGACGTCGCCGTGCCCACACCCGAGCCGGGCGGCCTGCTGGCGAAGGTCGAGGCGTGCGCGATCTGCGGGACCGACCTGAAGATGCTCCTTCGCGGCGACCCCCGGGTCAAACCCGGCCAGATCATCGGCCACGAGTTCGTCGGCAAGGTCGTCGAACTGGGCGCGGGAACGCAGGGCTTCGCCGTGGGCGACCGGGTGACCATGGCCACCAGCATCTCGTGCATGCGGTGCGAGGTCTGCCGCCGCGGCCACACCAACCGCTGCGAACACCTCACGCCGATCAGCCGCGAGTTTCCCGGGGCGTTCGCCGAGTACATCGCCGTGCCCCCAGCCGGCGTGGCGGGCGGTTTCGCCGTCAAAGTCCCGCCCGCCGTCGGCGATATCGCCGCCCTGGCCGAACCGCTGAGCTGCGCGATCAACGCCCAGTTGCTCTCCGGCGTCAGGTTCGGCGACACCGTGGTGGTGATCGGCTTCGGGCCGCTGGGCGCCCTGCACAGCCAGACCGCCAGGGCCTTCGGGGCGACGCGGGTGATCGTAACCCAGCGCTCGCCCGAGCGGATCGACCTGGCCCGGCAACTCGGCTTGGAGGTGATCGACGCCTCCGCCGGCGACGCGGTCGAGCGGGTGATGGAACTCACCGGCGGCGCGGGCGCCGACGTCGTCATCGCCACCGCCCCGGCCATCGAAGCCCAGCAGCAGGCCTTCGCCATGGCCCGCAAGGGCGGCATGGTCAACCTCTTCGCCGGCCTGCCGAGGGGCGGTTCGGAAATGCTCGTCGACTCTCGGCTGATCCACTACCGCGAGCTGATGGTCAGCGGCGCGTCCGACAGCACACCGCACCACGTCGAACTGGCAGTCAGGATGATCGAAGCCGGACAGGTCAGCGACAAGATCGTCACTCACCGCCTGGCCATCGACGACTTCTTCGACGGCTTGGAACTGATGCGGCAGGGCAGGGGACTTAAAATCCTCATCATGCCGGAGGGCAAGTCATGA
- a CDS encoding D-lyxose/D-mannose family sugar isomerase, whose translation MLTPEQHERARRRTLEYFAQAGIVVTDEEAQRIEILDFELNDFEHVGLEILVYVNTDRVCAKELVLFPGQTCVEHCHPTVAGAPGKEETFRCRWGKVYLYVPGPATPSIQATVPESIRDHVTMFHEIELTPGRQYTLLPDTPHWFQAGPDGAVVSEFSTTNTDHQDRFTDPRVVR comes from the coding sequence ATGCTCACTCCCGAACAACACGAACGGGCCCGCCGCCGGACGCTCGAATACTTCGCCCAAGCCGGCATCGTCGTCACCGACGAAGAGGCCCAGCGCATCGAAATTCTCGATTTTGAACTGAACGACTTCGAGCACGTCGGCTTGGAGATTCTCGTCTACGTCAACACCGACCGGGTCTGCGCCAAGGAGCTGGTGCTGTTTCCCGGCCAGACGTGCGTCGAGCACTGCCATCCGACCGTCGCCGGCGCACCGGGCAAGGAGGAGACGTTCCGCTGCCGATGGGGCAAGGTCTACCTCTATGTGCCCGGCCCGGCCACGCCGAGCATCCAGGCAACCGTGCCCGAGTCGATCCGCGACCACGTGACGATGTTCCACGAAATCGAACTGACGCCCGGCCGCCAGTACACGCTCTTGCCCGACACGCCACACTGGTTCCAAGCCGGCCCGGACGGCGCGGTGGTCTCCGAGTTCTCCACCACCAACACCGATCATCAGGACCGGTTTACCGACCCACGGGTCGTCCGCTAG
- a CDS encoding branched-chain amino acid aminotransferase, producing MNDQRLVYFNGEFVPEREAKVSIFDSALMFGDMVFEMTRSFGRVQFRLEEHVERLYAGVRMLKVPLAMTPQEMIAAVHETIEANASAFAPNDEHRVMIDVTRGPLSMYARVFDGKTGPNVIISVFPFKWTIAPLAPLYETGVHAVIPSQRAIPADLLEPKIKNRSRMHYLMANLEVSLVADKTAWALLLDPDGFIAEGTGSNFFIVKDGCVLTPEPRNILRGTRRKYTIELARRIGLEVRETNLNAYDAITADEAFFTSTAFTLMPCVKVNGNVLGDGATGPITQKIIAAWNELIGLDFIAQARDYLAEMGSDAYEGTTMYRFGKKD from the coding sequence ATGAACGATCAACGATTGGTGTACTTCAACGGCGAATTCGTGCCCGAGCGCGAGGCGAAGGTCTCGATCTTCGACTCGGCCCTGATGTTCGGCGACATGGTCTTCGAAATGACCCGGTCGTTTGGCCGCGTGCAGTTCCGGCTCGAGGAGCACGTCGAGCGGCTCTACGCCGGCGTCCGGATGCTCAAAGTCCCGCTGGCGATGACGCCGCAGGAGATGATCGCCGCGGTGCACGAGACGATCGAGGCCAACGCCTCCGCCTTCGCGCCCAACGACGAGCACCGCGTGATGATCGACGTGACCCGCGGGCCGCTCTCGATGTACGCCCGCGTCTTTGACGGCAAGACCGGGCCGAACGTGATCATCAGCGTGTTTCCGTTCAAGTGGACGATCGCCCCGCTGGCCCCGCTGTACGAGACGGGCGTGCACGCGGTGATCCCGTCGCAGCGGGCCATTCCCGCCGATCTGCTGGAGCCCAAGATCAAGAACCGCAGCCGCATGCACTACCTGATGGCCAACCTGGAGGTCTCGCTGGTGGCCGACAAGACGGCCTGGGCGCTGCTGCTGGACCCGGATGGCTTCATCGCCGAAGGTACCGGTTCGAACTTCTTTATCGTCAAGGACGGCTGCGTGCTCACGCCCGAGCCGCGCAACATCCTCCGCGGCACCCGCCGCAAATACACCATCGAACTGGCCCGCCGGATAGGCCTGGAGGTCCGCGAGACCAACCTCAACGCCTACGACGCGATCACCGCCGACGAGGCGTTCTTCACCTCGACCGCCTTCACCCTCATGCCGTGCGTCAAGGTCAACGGAAACGTCCTGGGCGACGGCGCGACCGGCCCGATCACGCAAAAGATCATCGCCGCCTGGAACGAATTGATCGGCCTGGACTTTATCGCCCAGGCGCGGGATTATCTGGCCGAAATGGGCAGCGACGCCTACGAAGGCACCACCATGTACCGATTTGGAAAGAAGGACTGA
- a CDS encoding 3-oxoacyl-ACP reductase FabG: MTVDLTGKTALVTGAGTGIGAAIADALAQNGATVIVHYNASAAAADQVVQRIAAAGGSAWSVQADLTEPARIEAMFRQIDEKASRVDILVNNAGTQLELVACEDMDLALWNKAIALNLTSAMLCAKHAVGGMKRNGWGRIVNISSISARSGGGPGGVSYATPKGGVNTLTKALAKELGPYGITVNAVSPGVILTAIHDRFSTKESLENLTKMTALGRLGQPRDVAGAVLFLASDAAAYITGDNIAVNGGLRMD; the protein is encoded by the coding sequence CTGACCGTCGATCTGACGGGAAAGACCGCCCTGGTGACCGGGGCGGGCACGGGCATCGGCGCGGCGATTGCCGACGCCCTTGCCCAGAACGGGGCGACGGTGATCGTGCACTACAACGCCAGCGCCGCTGCGGCCGACCAGGTGGTCCAGCGGATCGCCGCCGCCGGCGGCAGCGCCTGGTCCGTCCAGGCCGATCTGACCGAGCCGGCGCGGATCGAAGCGATGTTCCGCCAAATCGACGAGAAGGCCAGCCGAGTGGACATCCTCGTCAACAACGCGGGCACGCAGCTCGAACTGGTCGCCTGCGAAGACATGGACCTGGCGCTGTGGAACAAGGCGATCGCGCTCAATCTGACCAGCGCGATGCTCTGCGCCAAGCATGCGGTCGGGGGCATGAAGCGAAACGGCTGGGGCCGGATCGTCAACATCTCCTCGATCTCCGCCCGCTCCGGCGGCGGGCCCGGCGGCGTCTCCTACGCCACGCCCAAAGGCGGCGTCAACACGCTGACCAAGGCCCTGGCCAAAGAACTGGGCCCGTACGGAATCACCGTCAACGCGGTCTCGCCCGGCGTGATCCTGACCGCGATCCACGATAGGTTCTCGACCAAAGAGAGTCTGGAGAATCTCACGAAGATGACCGCCCTGGGCCGCCTGGGCCAGCCGCGCGACGTGGCGGGGGCTGTGCTGTTCCTGGCTTCGGACGCCGCGGCCTACATCACCGGCGACAACATCGCGGTCAACGGCGGATTGAGGATGGACTGA
- a CDS encoding FadR family transcriptional regulator yields the protein MITASRDQLAERLRALIDQEGLGPGDRLPTHEELSHRLGVGIRRLREGLSVLRQQGLIVTKRKGGTVVAAPSIERLGDPIAWHLERKGYTFQDMVEARASIESSIAGMAAARRSARDLLGMLDAIEQMEKSEGDWRAAEQADQLFHQALLRATGNPIMQVFGQLIAAQFRRKAQEPMIQGLDVVARGVAEHRAIYHAIERGDRPQAQKRMHDHVVGQLDEWRAARMQNAGTGEFT from the coding sequence ATGATAACGGCCAGTCGCGATCAACTGGCCGAACGGCTCCGTGCGTTGATCGACCAGGAGGGCCTGGGCCCCGGCGACCGACTGCCCACGCACGAGGAGCTCTCGCACCGGCTGGGGGTGGGAATCCGCCGTCTGCGAGAGGGTCTCAGCGTCCTGCGCCAGCAGGGGCTGATCGTGACCAAGCGAAAGGGCGGCACCGTCGTGGCCGCCCCCTCGATCGAACGGCTGGGCGACCCGATCGCCTGGCACCTGGAGCGGAAGGGCTACACCTTCCAGGACATGGTCGAGGCCCGGGCCAGCATCGAAAGTTCGATCGCCGGTATGGCCGCCGCCAGGCGCAGCGCCCGCGACCTGCTCGGGATGCTGGACGCCATCGAGCAGATGGAGAAATCGGAAGGGGACTGGCGGGCGGCCGAACAGGCCGACCAGCTCTTCCACCAGGCGCTGCTGCGGGCCACCGGCAATCCGATCATGCAGGTCTTCGGCCAGCTCATCGCCGCCCAGTTCCGTCGCAAGGCTCAAGAACCGATGATCCAGGGGCTCGACGTCGTCGCCAGGGGCGTCGCCGAACACCGGGCCATCTACCACGCCATCGAACGGGGCGACCGTCCACAAGCCCAGAAGCGGATGCACGACCACGTCGTCGGACAACTCGACGAGTGGCGCGCCGCCCGGATGCAAAACGCCGGCACAGGAGAATTCACGTGA